CAATGTGTCGCGAAGTGTGAAGGCGACCTCCAGTGCCGGATGGTCTGCCAGCTGGCGCAGCGGGACTGCACCATGAAGTGCGACCGCAGCTGCTGACCGGGACACCGTGAGACGACCCGGGCGTGCCGGCCAGGCCCGTCATGCCCGTTCGGCACCGGGCCGGCGCCTGCCCGGCTGGAGGTAGAGCGGCCCCACGCCCCGTGTGAGCCGGACGCGGACGGGGCCTGTCCGTCATCCGGCTCCCGGTCCACAGGCCCCTCACGAATAAATTGACTCTCCGGCCCAGCCGTCCTGTCCTGCTGGCATGTTCCGCCGAGCCTGGCTTCCGACCCTCTTCCTCGTGCTCGCCCTCGCGGGCTGCTCCCGCTGCGGCAAGGAGGCCGGCCCCGGTGGGCCTGGCACCAGCGCCGCGGGCCCCGCCCGCTACCTGCCTCGCGATGCACAGGCCGCCGTGGTCATCAATGACCTGGGCGCGCTCGGAGAGAAGCTGGCCCGCTTCCAGAACCTCAAGGTGGCCTCGTTCGCCGCCCAGCTCCAGAACTTCTCCTCCGCGGAGGGCTACGTCAGCGCGGTGATGAAGCAGGTGGGCGTGGACCTGCGCAGCCGCCAGGCGCTGGAGGCCGCCGGCATCGCCCCCGAGCGCGGCGCGGGCGCGGCCTTCCTCGGCGGCAACCGGGCCGTCTCCATCGTCGGCACCAAGGACGCCGACAAGCTGCAGGAGACCTTCGGCAACTTCGCGCGCACCCGCCTGGGCGCGTCGGAGCAGAAGAAGACCTCGGTGGACGGCGGCAACCTCGTCACCTTCAGCCGCCCCGGCGCCACCGAGCCCGCGCTGGGCATCCTCTTCCTCAAGGGCACCGACTACGCCCTGCTGGGCGCCGGCGCGTCGGTGGCCAGCCTGGGCACGCTGGCCACCCAGCCCGTGGAGAAGTCGCTCGCGAGCGAGCCCGTGCTGAACGCGTCGCTCCAGCGGCTCCCCTCCGAGCGCGACTTCCACGTGTGGCTGCCCGGCGGCACCGGCGCCTTCATCCCCGCCGGCAGCGTGCAGGGCCTCACCCTCACGGGCCGCATCGAGGAGCGCGCGGTGACGGTGCACGCGGACGCGCCGTGGCCGGACACGCAGGCGTCGCTGGCGGCGCTGGAGCCGGTGAAGGCGGGCGCCAACCTCCTGGGGGCGCTGCCCGTGGACAGCTTCCTGGTGGCCCGCTTCAGCGGTGACCCGTCCCACCTGGACGGCGCCTGGCCCTACCTCGCGGGCGGCTACATCACCCGCGCGGTGCAGAAGAGCGGGCTCGACATGAAGGCGGAGGTGCTCGACAACCTCAAGCCCGGCATGGTGCTGGGCATGTCGCTGTCGCCCACGGTGCAGCTGGGCGCCGGCATGCCCGCGCTCGATTTGCGCCGCACCAACCCCTTCCGCTTCGTGCACCTCGTCGCGCTGGCGGACACGGAGGACGCCGCGAAGACGCAGGCCACGCTGGAGAAGCTGCCCGCCATCGCCGGCGACTTCGGCGCCAAGGTGGAGCCCGCCGACCTCGCGGGCCAGCGCGTCTACCTCACGTCCTACCGGGCAGGGGAGGGCGCCCACTTCGCGCTCGGCCCCAACGGGCGGCTGGTGGTGGCGGCGCCCAAGGCCCAGCTGGAGGCCACGCTGGCCTCGCTCGCGAAGCCGGCCGGTGGCGACGGCCCGGTGGCCGAGGACCTGAAGGACGCCGGCAAGGACGCGGCCTTCAGCGTGGTGCTGGACCTGAAGCGCCTGTCGGACGCGGTGAAGAACCTGCCCTCCGAGGCCTGGGGCATCGGCGGCTTCGCCATCAAGGCCACCACCGTGCGCTGGCTGGAGGCCACCGACGACCTGCGCGCGGTGACGCTGGCCGTGTCCCGCAAGGACAAGGCCCTGCAGGCGGAGATGTCCCTGCGCCTGACTCCGGCCGCGCCGGGCTCCACCACCACCCAGCCGGCCACGCCTTGATTCACGCGCGCGACATCGTGAAGGAGTACGTGGACGGGGATGGCACCCTGGTGCGCGTGCTCGACGGCATGTCCCTCGAGGTGGCGGACGGGGACTTCGTCGCGGTGGTGGGCCCGTCCGGCAGCGGCAAGTCCACGCTGCTGCACCTGCTGGGCGGACTGGACGTGCACTACAAGGGCGAGGTGGAGGTGGGCGGGGTGAAGCTCGGCAGCCTCGACGACAAGGCCCTGGCCCGCTTCCGCAACACCCACGTCGGCTTCGTCTTCCAGTCCTTCCACCTCATCCCCAACCTCTCCGCGCTGGAGAACGTCCTGCTGCCGTCGCACTTCGGCGCGCCGCAGGCGGACGCCCGCAAGCGCGCGGAGGCCATGCTGGAGCGCGTGGGCCTGGGCGCGAAGAAGGACCGCGCCCCGGTGCGCCTGTCCGGCGGCGAGCGCCAGCGCGTGGCCATCGCCCGCGCCCTCTACGGCGGGCCGAAGCTGCTCTTGTGCGACGAGCCCACCGGCAACCTGGACTCGGCCACCGGCGACGGCGTCATCCAGCTCTTCAAGGAGCTGCACCGCGAGGGCCTCACCGTGCTGGCCGTCACCCACGAGGAGCGCATGAGCGCCGCGGCCCGGCGGGTGCTGCGGCTCAAGGAGGGCCGGCTCGTGGAGGAGCGCGCCGACCTGCACCTGGCCACCCGAGGTGCCCCATGAGGCTGGACGCGCTGGCCCGCCTGGTGCGGCTGAGCCTCGCCCGCGAGCGCAAGGGCGCCTTCTTCTCCGCCTTCGGCGTGGCCATGGGCGTGGGCGCGCTCGTCTTCTTCCTGGGCCTGGGCCTGGGCGTGGGCCGCGTCATCCGCGAGAAGATATTTCCCACCGACGCGCGGCTGGTGGACGTGGTGCCCTCGGCGGTGTCGCTGGGCTCGCTGCTGGGCGGCGGCAAGCTGGACGCGGCCACCGTGGAGCGGCTGGCGGCGCTGCCCGGCGTGGAGGCCACCTACCGGAAGATGAACGTGCGTGTGCCGGCCGTCACCCGCTACGACGGCGTCTTCTTCGGCACCAAGCTGCGCATGGGCCTGGAGGTGCTCGCCGTGGGCGTGGAGCCCGGGCTGGTGAAGGGCGACGTGCAGCTGGGCGAGTTCAAGGACGGGGGCGAGGGCCAGCCCATCCCCGCGCTCATCTCCACGCGCCTCCTGGAGCTGTACAACAAGACGTTCGCCCCGGCGCGCAAGCTGCCGCAGCTGTCCGCGAGCATGCTGGTCGGCTTCGGCTTCCCTGTGGAGTTCAACCGCTCCTACGTGGCGGCCTCCGCGTCCGGGCCCACGCGCATGGCGCAGACGCAGGTGGTGGGCGCGTCGGACCGGGCCATGTTCGCCGGCATCACCATCCCCCTGGAGGCGGCGGTGCGCATCAACCGCGAGTCCGGCGTGGACGCGGACAGCTACTCGGGCGTCACCCTGGTGGCGAAGGACCCGTCCCAGGTGCCCGCCCTCATCGACGCGGTGAAGGGCATGGGGCTGGAGATAGACGACCAGGAGCGCCGCATGGCGGAGAACACGGGCGCGGCCGTGGCCCTCATCACCGCCGCGCTGGCGCTGCTGTCCATCCTCATCTGCCTGCTGGCGGCGGTGAACATCGCCCATGCGCTGTCGGCCTCCGTGCGCGCCCGCGCCAAGGAGATTGGCGTCATGCAGGCGGTGGGCGCCTCGCGCTCGGACGTGCGCGGCATCGTCCTGGCCGAGGCCGCCGTGGTGGGCCTGGCCGGAGGCGCCGCCGGCACCGCCATTGCCCTGCTCATGGCCTTCGGGGTGAACCGGCTGGCCACCGGCTACCTGCCCAACTTCCCCTACAAGCCCGACAGCTTCTTCTCCTTCCCCTGGCCGGTGGTGGTCGGGGGCGTGCTGCTGGGTCTCTTCGCCGCGCTCGTCGGCGCCTACTTCCCCAGCCGCCGCGCCGCCGCCACCGACCCGGCGCGCACGCTCGCCGGATGACACTCCCTTCGCGAAAGGCCCTGCTCGGCAACGCGTTCTGCCTGGTGGCCCTGGGGTGGATCTACGGCGGCGACCTGGCCGACGCCGTGCGCGCCCGGAGCGCGGAGGTGGCCGCCTTCACCCTGCTGCCCTCGCCGGTGCTGCCGGCGGTGGTGCTCGCGCTGACGGCGCTGGGCACGCTGGTCGTCGCCGCCGGCCTGGCGCGGGGGCGGGTGGACGACTTCAAGGGGTACCGGCTGCTGCCCATCCTGCTGGTGGGCGCGCTCTTCGTGGACCTGGTGCTGGCGGAGAGCCGCGTGCCCCTGGCCTCGGTGGACATCGCCTCCATGTCCCTGCAGCGCTTCCACCAGCTCGCGCAGGAGCTGACCACCGAGCAGGCCGTGCCGGACGACCCGCGGGTGCTCCAGCCGCTGCTGGAGGAGCTGGGCAGGCCCCCCTACCTCGTGCGTGGGGAGCCGCTGCAGAGCTGGACGCTCCAGGTGCGCAAGGACTGCGAGGGCCCGGTGCGCGAGGCCCCGGGTGTCCGCCCCGGGACAGTGCTGTACTGCGTCGCGCCCGAGCGCAAGGGCGCCTGGGTGACGGCGGTGGGGCTCCCCGGGGAGCAGCGCTTCGGCGACCCCGCCGTGGTGTCCGTCGGGGGCGAGACGCGCTTCCTGCTGGTGCGGCCCGTGCCTCCCGACGAGGACGCCCCGGGCGGGGCGTTCCGTGACAACCCGGTGTCACCGGAGCCGGTGCCTCCGGAGCCGGTGCCTCCGGCGGCCGCGCCCCCCGACGCGGGCACCTCGAGTGTCCAGCCCTGAGCGCCGGAGCCTCGCCCACGGCCCGCGCCTGCCTGCCTGCCCTTCTTCGGGAGGGGCTTCCGTGTGGTTGACCCTGCGGAGCCGCGATCGCTAGGCTCCTGATGAACGGACCCTCCCCCACGTGACGACCACTCAACCGAAGCGGCAGCCCATTCCCTTTGGGAAGTACCTCCTTCTGGACCGCATCAACATCGGCGGCATGGCGGAGGTGTGGCGCGGGAAGCAGTTCGGCGCGAGCGGCTTCGAGCGGCTCGTGGCCATCAAGCGCATCCTGCCCAACATCGCGGAGGACGAAGAGTTCATCTCGATGTTCATCGACGAGGCGAAGATCAGCGTCCAGCTGACCCACGCCAACATCGCGTCGATCTACGAGCTGGGGCAGATCGCGAGCAGCTACTTCATCTCGATGGAGTACATCCCCGGCAAGGACATGCGGGCCATCTTCGACCGGTGCCGGAAGAAGGGCGAGCCCGCGCCGGTGCCGCTGGTGGCCTTCTGCGTGTCCAAGATGTGCGAGGGCCTGGACTACGCCCACCGGAAGAAGGACGGGATGGGGCGGGACATGAACATCGTCCACCGCGACATCTCGCCGCAGAACATCCTCATCTCCTTCGAGGGGGAGGTGAAGGTCATCGACTTCGGCATCGCCAAGGCGGCGGGCAAGGCCACCAAGACGCAGGCCGGCATCCTCAAGGGCAAGTTCGGCTACATGAGCCCGGAGCAGATCCGCGGCCTGCCGTTGGACCGGCGCTCGGACGTGTTCGCCATCGGCGTGTGCCTCTACGAGATGCTGACCGGTGAGCGCCTGTTCGTGGGCGACAGCGACTTCAGCGTGCTGGAGAAGGTCCGCAAGGCGGAGGTGCCGCCGCCCTCCACGTACAACCGCCGCATCCCGGAGGCGCTGGAGAAGATCGTCCTCAAGGCCCTGGCCAAGGACGTGGACGAGCGCTACCAGTACGCCAGCGAGCTGGGCGACGACCTGCAGCGCTACCTCATCACCAGCGAGACCATCTTCGGCCGCAAGGACCTCATGCAGTACATGAAGTCCACGTTCGCCGAGGAGGTGGAGCGCGAGAAGCAGCGCCTGTCGGAGTACGCGGACATCAAGCCGCCCGACGGGATGCTGGCCGCGCTGGAGGCGGCCTCCTTCAACAGCATGCCGGGGCAGCCCTCCGCGGCTGCGCTGGCCGCCGCACAGGCCGCCGCGCAGCAGGCCGCCGCGCAGCCTCCGGTGGCCGTGCCCGTGGTGCAGCCGATGGCCCCGCTGCCGGCCCGCGCCACCGCGTCGCTTCCGCCCGTGTCCGCCGGAGGGGTGCGCCGCTCGCCCACGCTGGCCGCGCTGCCGAAGCTGACGGCCGCCACCGCCGCCCCCGCGCCCAAGGAGGACGAGGTCCAGGCCACGCAGCTGGTGTCCAGCGACCACGTCTTCGACGACAGCCCGGAGCCCACCACGCAGCCGGGCGCCGCCATCGGCCGCGCCGTCACGCCGCTGGAGTCGAAGGCCGTCCAGCCGGAGGGCGAGGACGAGGAGCCCATCACCGGCAAGACGTCGGTCATCGGGCCTCCGGCCTCCTCGCAGCTGCCGTCGGCCCCGCGCCTGTCCCAGGCGAACATGCCGGTGACGGTGCCGCCGCCTTCGCTGTCGCCCGCCATGCCTGGCCGCGCGTCCGTGTCCATGCCCACGCTGTCACCGGTGGACGCCTCGCCGCCCACGCTGCGTCCCGGCGGCCGGGGCAGCCAGGGTGGAGACGGCCTGCCGCGCATCGCGCGGGATGCGCCTTTGGACGTGTCCCCGGGCCATTCGCGCACGTCGCAGCCTCCTTCGGTGGCCTCCAGCCGCAACGCGCCGCAGATGGAGGACGAGGACGATGCCGACCAGGAGCGCCCCACGGCCGCGGTGCCCGCGCTGGCGCCGCGAGGCCCGGACAAGCGGGTGCTGCTCTACGCCGGAGGCGGCCTGGCGGCGCTGCTCGTGCTGGTTGCCGTGGGCTGGGCGCTCATGCGTCCGGGCGACGGCTTCATCATGCTGGACCTGCAGGGCGTCCCCGCCGCGGTGCGTGACAACGCGCAGGTGATGCTCGACATGCAGCCGGTGCCCGTGGAGAAGGGCAGCCTGACGCTGGTGAAGACGGTGCCGTCCGGCAAGGTCTCCGTCGTGGTCAGCGCCGAGGGCTACAAGACGTTCACCCGGACGGTGGACGTCGCCGAGGGCAAGGACGTCACCTCGCTCGCCGTGGTGCTGGAGAGCCTGTCGCCCGCCGCGACGCTGATGCTCGTCACCCAGCCCGACGACGCCGAGGTGAAGGTGGACGGCAAGGTGGTGCGCGCCCAGGGCAAGTCGGACGCGTTCATCAACGACGTGCCCGTCGTCGGGCCGGAGTGGACGGTGCAGGTGAGCGCTCCGGGCCACAAGTCCCAGTCCCGGCAGGTGGCCGTGTCCGGCGGTGGCCGGGCGCAGCTGTCCGTCAAGCTGGAGCCGGTGGTGACGAAGGTGGCCGTCAAGGTCGAGTCCCGGCCGGCTGGCGCCACCATCTTCGTGGACGGGAAGGAGCTGGGGGACGTCACCCCGGCCACCATCCAGGTGCCCTCCACCGCCCGGCAGCTGCTGCTGAAGCTGAAGTGCCACGACGAGGCCGCCGTGGACGTGCCAGAGTCGGGTTCTGGGCAGGAGCCGGCCACCGCGCGCGTTGCCCTCAAGAAGGTGCGCGGCTGCCGCTAGCCCCAGGCCCGCTCCCAGCAGGGGAGCGGGCGGCCTGCTCCCCGGACGGTGGAGCGAGAGGAGGCGTGTGTCTGTGAGCAAGGTGCGCAAGGTCAACAAGGCGGATCCGCTGGCGGACCTGCCCCGGTGGGCGCAGCAGCTGGCCCGGAAGTACTACACGAAGACGGTCAGCACCTTCCTGCTCTACGGGGCGGTGAGGGACTTGCAACCGCTGCAGATGGAGGACGGCGGTCGCGGCTTCGGCACCCTGAGGACGTTCCTCTCCGAGGAGCTCTTCGGCGGACGGGACCACGTGCTGTTCTACGACCGCTCGTCCGGCATCCGCTCCGCCACGCCGGACACGCAGAAGGACCTGCAGCGGACGATGTCCGGCTACGACGCCATGTACGGCACGGACTACTCCAAGGTCATGCCGAGAGACCCGGGCCGGGCGCTCCAGATTCTGGAGAACTTCCTGCGCATGCGGGTGAGCGAGGGCAAGTCGCTGGCGCTCATCATCGACTTCGCGGAGACGCTGGTGCCGGGCGGGGAGATTTCCCACCTGTCCACCGAGGACCGCTTCGTGCTGGCCACGCTGGACAAGTGGGCGCATGACCCGCAGTTCCTCGCGGGCGACGTCTCCATCGTCCTGCTGGCGGAGAACCTGGCGGACATCTCCCCGCGCATCAGCCGCAACCCCTACGCCGCGCCGATTGAGCTGCCCCTGCCCGACGAGGAGGAGCGGCTGGAGTACGTGCGCTACAAGCTGGAGGGCAAGCGGCTCCAGTCGCTGTCGGACGTGCCGCTGGCGGGCCTGGCGAAGATGACGGCGGGCCTGTCCCGCATCAACCTGGACCGCGTGCTCACCGAGGCGCTGGAGCGGGAGATTCGCATCACCCCGGAGCTCCTCAAGGAGAAGAAGAAGGAGATCATCCAGGCGGAGTGCCACGGCCTGCTGGAGTTCATCGAGCCGGTGCACAACCTGGACGCGGTGGCCGGCCACGCGAAGGCCAAGCAGATGCTGCGGCAGGCGGCCGGGGCCCTGAAGAAGGGGCGCCTGGAGGTCATGCCCATGGGCTACCTGCTCACGGGCCCCGTGGGCACGGGCAAGACGTTCATGGTGAGCTGCTTCGCCGGGGAGATTGGAATCCCCGTGGTGAAGTTCCTCAACTTCCGCAGCCAGTGGCAGGGCGTCACCGAGTCCAACCTGGAGAAGATCTTCAACCTGCTCAAGGCCCTGTGGCCGGTGGCGGTGATGATTGACGAGGCGGACACCTTCCTGGGCAACCGCGACAGCGGCGGGGACTCGGGGACGAGCAGCCGCGTGTTCGGCTCCATTGCCTCGTTCATGGGCAACACGCAGTACCGCGGCAAGATTGTCTGGTTCCTGATGACGGCGCGTCCGGACCTGCTGCCCATCGACCTCAAGCGTCAGGGCCGCGCGGAGGAGCACATCGCGCTCTTCTACCCGCAGACGGACGTGGAGCGGGACGAGCTGTTCCAGGTCATGTCCAAGAAGACGGGCGTGTCCGTGGAGGGCATCGAGTCCTTCTCCGCGATGATTCCGGCGGGCGTGCGCCAGTTCAGCGGCGCGGACATCGAGGCCGTCATGGTGCGCTCGAAGTTCCGCGCGCTGGCGGACGGCCGGGATGCGGTGACGAAGGAGGACCTGACGCTGGTGCTGGAGGACTTCGTGCCCCCCAGCTACCCGCTGGAAATCGAGCTGCAGAACCTGGCGGCGGTGCAGGAGTGCACCAGCAAGGAGCTGCTGCCCGAGAACTTCCGCAAGCTGGACCGCGACTTCATCACCCGCCGGGTCCGCGAGCTGAAGGCGCTGCTCGAGGAGCAGTAGCCGCCTCAGGACACCCGCACCGGGATGCCCAGGTGCGGGTCGTCCACGTGCTCCACGATGGCCACGCGGTCTCCCGCGGAGAGTGCGTCGTGGAGCACGAGAATCGCCTCATTCGAATGGCGGATGCAGCCGTGGGACACGTCCGTGCCCAGCAGGGCGGGGGCGCTCGTCCCGTGCAGCTCCTCTCCTGAATGCGTGGAGCGGCGGCCGTCCGCCCAGGACAGGTCCAGGATGCGCACGCCGAAGACGTGCCGGTCGTTCCACAGCCGGGCGCCCGCGGCCTCGGCGGCGACCTGGTCCAGCTTCGCGCGGACGACCTTGAGCCCGGTGCGCGTGGGCGTGGCGGCGGCGCCGGTGGCGTTGGGGAAGATGTCCGTGAGGCGGCCGTCCGAGTCGAAGAGGAAGGTGCGGTGCTCGCGCAGGGCCACCACTACGCGCACGGGCTGGCCGGCGTAGAAGGGGGAGGGCAGGCCCCGGGACTGGCCGCGTGCGCCCGGCGCGGGGGCCAGGGTGTCCAGCGCGCGCAGGGTGGCGGCGTCCAGCGTGCCGGTGGGGCGCACGGCGGGGAAGGCGCGGGAGGCGTGAGCCTGGAAGTTCCGGAGGGCCCGGGCGGTGTGCTGGCCGTACCGGCCGTCCGCGCCGCCGTGGAGCGCGAAGCCCATGTCCAGCAGCGTGGCCTGCACGGCGCGCAGGCCGTCTCCGTGCGTACCCGGCCCGAGCACCCGCTGGCCCGAGGCCACGTCCGCGAGCTGCGGCTGGCCCGTGAAGCGTGGGTTGGCGGGAGGCTCGGGGAGGCGGGGCGGGAAGGGGACGAGGGCCGCGCCCGGCGGCTCCGCTGCCAGGCGCGAGGCGTGGATGGCGGTGTCGGCGAGCGGCTCGGACAGGCGGGGCGGGAAGGGGGCGAGGGCAGCGCCCAACTGCTCGGCAGCCCGGCTCGAGGCGCGGATGGCGGTATCGGCGAGCGGCTCGGTGAGGCGGGGCGGATTGATGAGCCGCGGGCGGCCCGGCGGCTCCGCAGCGCGGGGCAGGGTGGCGACGTGGGAGTCGACCCCAACGTTGGCGGGCATCCCGTAGGCCGGACGGGCATCCAGTGGATGGCTTGCATTCGCCGCCAGGGCACGAGGCTTCAGGGCCGGCGGCGGTTCCGCCTCCGAGACAGGCGCCGTCGATGGCCTGGGCTGGGTGTCAGGGGTGGGGAGGAGGGCGCGTGAGTCATGCTGCGAGATGGGCGTGGTCATGCACCCCCTCACTGCAAATCACCCGCCCGACTCCGGGCAGGAGTCGGCCCGACGATGGCTGAAACCCCGACCACCAAGTTCCTGAACGTCGACCTCGAGCTTCGTTGCGAGTCCGGGCTCCTGGACCTCGTCCGGGTGCTCGAGCCCCACTGCGTCGTGCTTCACGAGACGCCCCGGTTCGCATGCCTGGAGCTCGCCACGCACCCTCGCACCGTGGAGGAGGCGTTGCTCGGGTTCGGCGCGCTCATCCAGGCGCTTCCAGGGGCTCCCCGTGCCACCTGGGAGCGCTGCGAGCAGCGGAGGTTCGACATCGGGATTCATGCGGGGCTCCAGCCGCACTCCACGCCGTTCGGCTTCTCCTCGCGCGCGGTGCGCATGCTGGCGGACCTCGGGGCGGAGGTCGGCTTCACCGTCTACGCCCCGGACCTCACGGCGCGCTCAGGTTGAGCTGCCGGCCCACGGGGATGGTGCGGTGGTCCTTGATGTTGTTCCACCGCATGATGTCCTCGACGGTGACGCCGTAGCGCTGCGCCACGGACCAGAGCGTCTCGCCGTTGGCCAGCGTGTGCACCCGGCCGCCCGGCTTCGCCGCCGCCACCGTGTGCTTCGCCACCACCGTGCCGGAGCGCTCCTGCACCTGCGTCACGCCCGCGCCGTCCGGCCACACGTACAGCAGCGAGCCCACCTGCAGCGTCGGCGTGCGGCGCCCCAGGTTGTTCCACTTCTTCAGCTCGTCCACCGACACGTTGAACTTCGTGGCAATCACCCAGAGGCTGTCGCCCGACTGCACGCCGTACGTCACCCGCGTGCGGCCGTTCACCTTCTCCGTCTTCACCGGCCCCGTCGCCACCGGCCCCTTGGGCGTGCCCGCCGGCACCTCTTCCTCCGGCCGGTGCACCACCACGCCGCTGCGCCGCGCCTGCGCCACCTTGCTCGCAATCGCCCCGCCGCTCTTGCCCGCCGGCACCGGAATCACCAGCTCCATGCCCAGCTTCAGCGTCCGCGCGCTCTTGAGCTGGTTCATCTGGAGGATGGCCTCCGACGCGGTGCCGAACCGCTCGGCAATCTGCGACAGCGTGTCCCCGCGCTTCACCTTGTGGACCTTGAAGGACAGCCGCTCGGTGGGGGAGATGCGCTTGTAGTTCTCCGCGAACTGCGTCCCCGCACCCCGGGGCAGCCGCAGCTTGTACGGCTTCTTCTCGCTCGCCGGCGGCGTGCACCAGCGCTTCAGCTCCGGGTTCAGGTCCTGCACCGCCTTGACGGGTACCCCCGCCGCGCGCGCCACCACGTCCAGGTCCGCCGCGTCCGTGAGCTCCGCCTCGTCGAACTCCAGCACCGGCTCGGGCTCGAACTCCGACTCCGAGAAGCCGAACGCCGACGGGTGCTTGGCCACCAGCGCCGCGGCAATCAGCTTGGGCACGTAGTGCTTCGTCTCCTTCGCCAGCCCGCGCTCCTCCGACAGCACCCAGAAGTCGTTCGTCCCGTGCCGCTCCACCATCCGCCGCACGCGCCCGGAGCCCGTGTTGTACCCGGCCCACGCCAGGTACCAGTGCCCCAGCTCCCGCTTGAGGTCCTTCAGGTACGACGCCGCGGCGTGCGTGGCCTTGATGGGATCTCTCCGCTCGTCCACCCAGAAGTCCTGCTTCAGCCCGTACTGCTTGCCCGTGCTGGAGATGAACTGCCAGGGCCCGGCGGCGTGCGCCCACGAGTACGCGTGCGCGGAGAAGCCGCTCTCAATCATCGCCAGGTACACCGTGTCCTTCGGCAGCCCGTACTGCTCGAGAATCGGCTGCATCACCGGCACGTACCGCGCCGCGCGCGACATCCACTTGCGGAACCAGCGCCGCCCCGGCCCCTGGAAGAACTGGATGTACTGCGCCACCAGCGGCTGCATCTCCACCGGGATGTCGTAGCGGTCCTGAATCTGCCCCACGTCGAACGTGGCCACGTCGGTGATGAGCGGCAGCGGCGCCAGCGAGTCGTCCTCGCGGAACGTCGGCTCGTCCAGCGCGTCCAGCATCCGCATCCGCAGCGGGTTGGCCAGCCCCAGCCGGCGCAGCGACTGCATCACCTCCGCGCTGGGCCGGGCCGCCGGGTCCAGCGTCGCCCCCTCCAGCGCGCGCAGCTCCTCGAGCTCCGCGGACTCGGACTCCACCTCTTCACTGGTGGCCTCCGGCTCCTCCACCGCCGTCGGGGCCTCGGCCTCCGGCTCCTGGGGCACCTCACCCGTCAGCAGGCGCTTCTCGTCGGACGCCAGCACGCGCATGCCCGGAGGCGGGGGCGGCATCGGCGGGGAAATGCTCTCCGAGGCGGGAAGCGAGGCCAGGGTCAGCAGGAGCAGGGAGAGAGGCGGCATGGCGTCGCAGGTCCGGTGCGCCCAGAAGCAGGCGAAGGCCGAAGTATTCGCGCTTTTTCTTGACAGTCAAACAAGGAGTCGCCGCGTGTGCCTGTTCGCCGGACGCCGCGTGGGGGCAGGCGTCCAGGCGAGGACTACGGCTTCGCGGGCTTTTCCACGGACGCCGGCTTCCCGTGCCCCGGCCCCAGGATTCGCGGCAGGTAGGTCGCGAAGTCGAAGTGGGGGGAGTTCTCCGGGTTGTGGCAGGTGACGCACAGGGCCTCGCCCGGCGAGGCGATGATGTTGTCCTTCTCCGGTGCGTCCGCGTGCAGCGAGCCCGGGCCGTGGCAGCCCTCACAGCCCACGTCCTCGCGGCCGGCCACCTTGTCCAGGCGGCACACGCCCCCGGGCTGCTCCCAGCCCGTCACGTGGCAGCTGGTGCAGTTGAGGTGGAACTGCTTGCCCATCCCCTCCAGCGTCTCCCACGCGTGGGAGTGCTTTGTCTTCTCCCACTGGGGAAAGGCCTCTTCGTGGCAGGTGCGGCAGGGCTCGTTGCCCACGAAGGCCGCCTGGCCCTTGGCGGGGGCGGGGCAGTCCTGCCCGTGCTCCTTCGCCCAGGCCAGGTTCATCTTCCCCACGTCCCCGTCATAGGCCGCCACCAGGGCCTGCGCGTCCGGGTGCGAGGGCAGGCTGGACTCCAGCGGGACGAAGCGCAGGGTGAAGCCGTTGACGCCCTCCGTGGTGGGTGGCGGGGCCGACAGCAGCGCCTGCTTGCGGGCCACCAGCTCGTCGCGCTTGCCCTGCTTGAGCGCCTTCAGCTTCGGGTCCACACCGGGGAGGTTGATTTCCTTGTCCAGCAGCGCCAGCCGCTGGTCCAGCGCGGCCGCCTCGCGGTCCAGGTCCGCCTGGCCCTTCTGCAGCGTGAAGGCGCCCTTCTGGGGCGCGTAGCCCAGGTCCACGCGCAACAGCGAGCGCCCCTTGCTCTGCAGGGCCACCACCGGCACGCCCGCGCGCACCAGCTTGTTCTGCTCGCCGCTGA
The window above is part of the Pyxidicoccus xibeiensis genome. Proteins encoded here:
- a CDS encoding multiheme c-type cytochrome → MRPVLVAALLGASLAGCMRKDSAPPAPQAEAGTPPSPSSTATDAPGAVLFVSADTRGYLGPCGCSENMRGGIARAAAQVLEARKGPLPVLYVDGGNSLFGESELRPGQVPQEERKAKALSDAMRLMGLAVRATGPLDDTRGEAFRQGLGLPELPPGTVKLLPAGARKVGVVAADTPEQLVEASARARSEGADFVVALLDATLEAAQAAVERPGLAADVVVATRTASEFSGEQNKLVRAGVPVVALQSKGRSLLRVDLGYAPQKGAFTLQKGQADLDREAAALDQRLALLDKEINLPGVDPKLKALKQGKRDELVARKQALLSAPPPTTEGVNGFTLRFVPLESSLPSHPDAQALVAAYDGDVGKMNLAWAKEHGQDCPAPAKGQAAFVGNEPCRTCHEEAFPQWEKTKHSHAWETLEGMGKQFHLNCTSCHVTGWEQPGGVCRLDKVAGREDVGCEGCHGPGSLHADAPEKDNIIASPGEALCVTCHNPENSPHFDFATYLPRILGPGHGKPASVEKPAKP